TGGAAATGGGTAGTAGCTTCTTCCCTCGGTGGGTACAATGGAATTCTCTATATTCCATGTTCAAAACGCCAGCTAGACATGGCCCCTTAAATTTACTCTAAACAAGAAACATTTTAGAGATGTCTGGTGTACAATCATGTATATATTTAGATAATTTAAACAACCAGACAGAGCAGCTTAGTTAGCAGTGTTAAGTAAATTTCATGTAATGTATCCTGTAATCAAACTTCAGagctattttttcattttctctctctctctcctacagTGTCCTACAGTAATTTCTTCATCCCCACAATGAAGTTCTTGTGTGCTACTGTCTGAGAGAAGCCGCAGAAATGCCTTGGCGCAGGAGCCGGAGACGTCATGGATTCCTGAGTGTGGGGCTTTGCAGGAAAGCCCTGAGTCTCCGAGATGGACCGGCTCCAGGTTTCCATGGCAAAGGCgcacaaacaggaggaaacactgAGGGAATCCCGTTATTTTACAGCATTGGACCATTATAAACACCCAGAGCGGGGAAGGAAGCCGCTCTTGATACTCAAGTAATCCTTATAGAGCTCTAGGAAGGGGGACTTCATACCAGAACCATTGCTGAAGCTGATGCGGCTGCATGTTTTTGAACAGAAACGGAGTTTGCGCGCAGCTGCTGTGTCGCAGCTTGAAGTTTTTGAACGTGTTCAAAGAGTTTTGTTTCGTCtcctttcaacattttttttaactgaaggGAGCTTTTTCTGCTATGGTTCTTAGAGGACGGTAATTTTTCATCcgtttattttaattttttttttttttactatttattttttcacttttttttctccagatgtTTAGAGAGACTTGGAGGCTGGCACAGTACCACACCATGAGGTCGATGGATCAAGGTACTGCTGAAGTGTTGTGATTATCTGGTAATCAACccatttgatttttaattgaTAGAGTAGTGTTTGCCCAGGAGTGTTTAAGTCTATAATGATGTGAGCTGTAATGTCATCTGTCAGCTGTCTGTGTAACATGTCAGTGATAGTCGGGATGTTGGTGTTTGGATAGAGACGCTGCTGCGCTGTAACTGATCAGCGCACAGCGTGTGCCTTAGCATCACACCGAAACACCAAGATATTAGAGGGAGAACTAGGAGCAGATTTAATAGCAACCTATAACATTGTAGTAATTGGTTATAAAAACAGTCTAAACTTTATTGTATCGGTTCAAAACGGGAGAGATGTTTTGGATTACTAAAAAAGAAGTAGCCTATAAGACGAGCGACTATCAAACCTTACAGTTACTCTACATGACATCAGTGTGTAATATGAGAACAAGGGGAGCAATTTGTATAGTTTTAAGTCACGTGAGCCTATCTCtctatttatatgtatatgtatatgtatatatatatatatatagctatgTATATCGGGGGTGACTATAGCGCAGATTTTAACTCGAGTGTCACCGATTAGGTTCATAAAAGGTGCAAATGAAGAACTTTCTCATTGTTACTTATGTGTAACAGCTCGTAAACTTTCTTATATTTATATCCTGTCTGATTGTGCAAACTGTTGCTAGCGGTTCTGGTGCGTTTGGGGGTTGCATGCTCAATTTCACCCATTATCGATGTTAAAATCAAGGTAGGATTTGCATCACCGTAAAGATCATAACATACGATGTTTGCTATAGGACACATGATGCACATCTGTCAGTTTTGCTGACAGAGCATATAGGCTACTGGCCCATTGGGTGTAAAAGCTACAACTAGAAGGAACGCCCTGTAGTTTATGTGCTGCGTCCACGCGTCGTGCGTAAATCTGGGATTCCCTCAGGAGTCCCACACCAGTACGTTTTTATTAACCATGCAAGAGCGCATGTAAATATCGGCTACTTTATTTATTGGAATCCAACATGATGTAGGAGTGCAGTGAAGTGTTTTAGCTCTACCCATCAATTCATTCATCTACCTGCGTATGTTCACATAAACCTGGAATGATGTCCCCCGTTTCATGATGGATGGTTGTAAATCAGTTGTTTAACAGGTGATGAGTTCAGACAGCACCCGGCTGTGTCACTGCAGCATGTCAAACACCCGGGGGCAGCACCAGGCTGCATAGTGTATCAAAACAGTCAGTAATCTGTTAATTCATCACTTCCAAGCCgcacttttgctttttttttcttcttcgaCGCATCAACGAAAAGGGTAGGCGTGATCAGACTTTGGAGATGAACTCGAAAATTCAGCTTTCAGTGTGAAAATAGACCCGCCTTCATCTGAAAATAACTGCGGCGAGCTGAAACAGGAAACTTGTGCGCTTCACCGATGCATCATTTGACACTTGAACAGGTTCCCCAAATCCACATCAGCGCCGCAACACCTCAGCCGCGTCCCTGTCGCTTCGCCTGAACTCGGAGGAGTCTTTTAGACAAATTTAGACAGATGACCTCTTTTTACGACGAAAAAGATTTGGAGGAAGAGCTCAGACGAGTCAACTGCCCTGATGAGGATTTGGAGTTTGATTACTTGTTTGAATATGAACCACCTTGCAGCGACTTTGCTGGGGGACATCAAGGTTTGTCCGAGGCTTTTTGGCAGGCTGAGTTcattcctctccctctcttgcttttttttttgtactcaaATATAATTTATGACCTGTAAGGTTcgtgtaaataaaaaacaaaacaaaacaggaagtaaatTTGACATGCTTCATGAGGGTTCTGATGTGTAATAGCCATGTGAGAGATGTCAATATGAAGAAGCTTTGTCTTTTCTGCtgacagatgtgtttttcactcagaaaataaagttgagAATGAACTTTGACTTTAAGAAAGCCAGACATTTGAAATGATTGATATCATTTAAAGAGATTCACTTAACTTTTGTGATTAAATCCAGTTCTGGAGGATAATTTGCTGTTAAAGTTACTATTGGAATAATGGGAAATATCTATTTGGCTCTGACagcatatatttttatatacatgtttttcaaatgttgtATTGTTAtgatttttcatctttcttcaCCTGCAGATGACCCCAACCTTGCATCTCATAAAGTCCTCAGCCCTGAGTCTGAGCAGGCTTTCCCTCTGGAGGAGGCCTCTCCATACGGCATCAAGTCCTGCAGTCCTGCCTTCGGTGAGCACAACACTGAGGTTCTACCAGGATATGACAACCAGGAGGCTAGAAACTACCTGGACAGTACCCGTCCTGCAGGCCTGGCTCTGAGCCCGCGGATCGAAATCACCCCTTCCAGAGAGCACTACAACCATGGTCGGGACTCCCTGCAGAACCACCAACTGAACATTAGCCCGAGACCCACCCTCACTGTTCCTGGTCATGAAAACCTTTCCTACCGTGAGCCCCAGTGCCTGAGTCCCGCCAGCAGCAACTCCTCCACCAGCTGGCACTCGGAGAGCTACTCCCCCTGGGCATCTCCTTGTGTGTCCCCCAGCAGCGGCCAGAACCCCGGAGACCTCTGCCCCCGATTACAGAACATCCACACTGGCTCCCCGCGCACCTCCCCGGGCACCTCTCCTCGCACCAGTCTAGCTGAGGACGGCTGCCTGGGACCCCGCTCGCCCTCCCCCAGGCCTGGCTCCCGCTCCACCTCCCCACAGGGCAAACGCACCTACGACATGTACAGGAATCCAGGGTTAATCCCTGGGCACCGCTCCCGCAGTCCGTCCCCCCACAGTGGCCATGAAGATCACAACATAGGGGCCCACTATACACACAGCAGCCTTGCTGATGCCATGAATGGTTTTGGAACCAGTCAGCCAGGCCTGGTTCCCACTAAAATAGTCAAGACGTCCAATCAGGTTTACACTCTGTACCCAGAGAACCACGGAGAGGGGAACTACGTGGTGTCCTGTGAGCAGGACTTGAAAACCAAACCTGCTGCAGAGCCATTCTTTGTTATCCCCCCAATCTGGTCCAAGCCGCTGGTTTCCAGCCTCTGCAGGTAAATTAGCAGGAATTCTTTTGgtttacacatgcacacatgatACAGGAACATATTCCAATGATCATTTCAGTCACaacttaaatgatttttttcatgattCATAATCCTTTCTGCATCCTTTATGTTTTGTAGCATCCCAGTGGCTTCTCTCCCCCCGCTGGAATGGCCGATCCCCAGTCGCACAGACCAGTATGAACTCCACATTGATGTGCAACCCAAGCCGCACCACAGAGCTCACTATGAGACAGAGGGAAGCAGGGGTGCTGTCAAAGCGCCCACAGGAGGACACCCTGTCGTACAGGTATGACCAAAACGAAAGCATTATCAGTGAAATCAGTACAAAATTATACAATTTAGCactgcaattcaaagtgctggATAACCATATGAAGGCAAGTTAGCCTTCCAGTTTGGGAGCCTCAGGCAAGCCTGATGGGAGGACTTGCATGTAATTGCATTTCCTACTCATTATGCACTCAGTAGTGGTTGTGTTATTGCCCAGGGCCAGCTGTATGAAAATTACTCTACATGAGTGTAGGCTAGTCTCATAGCACCTTGcccttttttcactttctgaaacaaaaaaacagacagcatGGCCTAACCCCAGACATATGACACACTGTAACCACTCTGTAGCCTTATTACAACCCTCAAAACTGAACTCAGGTCAGTGAGCAACACAGcctcactgattttttttttcttttctgcccTCCAGCTTAAAATAGTCTGCTGTTGTGCGCCCTCGCCCCCATGGTTTTAACCACACAAACAGACCTGTGTTCATGCTGTCCCTGACTTCCTCTTACACACTGGTTTGTTGACTGTCTCATTTTAGGAAGCTGGGTTGCTGAAACACTCAGCCTCTCCAgacatgtgtaaaaaaaaaacattaattctgCCTGTGGTGAAGATAATTGTAGATTGAGGGGaaaaagtttgctaacatttcTCTTACGGTCACAACATGGAATTCAAACACAGCACATTGAAATTTGTTGTGACACAGTTATGGCTGGCTATATTGTCAAAGAGTAGGTTCAACTTCCCTTTCTTTGTGTTACCGTggtgacattttaaagctgtttttgttGGTGATAGTAGGGAATTTGTGGAAATAAAGCCTCTTCTCgcatcttttccattttctgccCATCCCCAAAGGCCTCACCCTGAGGTCAGTTCTGCCTGGTTTGCCAGGCCAATCAGATGGTCAGGCCTGGCTAGCCACGGCTGCACTCCTTCACCTCGTCTTTcccttcctctgctcctccttcgttctctctgtttttccttctttccctctccttccctcactctccctctctctctctctctctctctctccctctctgagtGTCGTACCCTCCACTTTACTTTTCCTACACTGCTCTCTGTCATGACTCACTGCTCCTGCCACTGCCATGACAACCGGCCGACTGCTCACATGGCCTGTTGAGTGTTTGCAGGCagcttcctctgtttctctcagtgtgtcAGCTCCTGGATATGGAGCCAGCATGGTCATTCATGTTGCTGTAGTTTCTGTTCACGTTCAGCAGCTGCCGTGAAGTCTGAgatagttttttttctactaTGCGGTTGATGTACATGATGTATGTCGTTTTTTTCTGACCACAGTTATAAGGAAAAGTCATGTACATGTAAAGATCAAAAGGGAAATACGTTGTGCAGCTCTCTAAGCATTAGATAGAAGGCATTACATAACGCAGTGCAACAGATTTTAAACAACCTCTTTATTTAACAGGCAGATTTACTGCAATTACATTTTGCTATTGTTATAATTGTTACTTGAAAGAAATTACCTGTAGTGTCTGTTGCGTCACCCTGGAAACCAGTGTTAGGTTATATTCTCTGATAAAGGCGATGCACTCCACTGtttgcacaaaaacaacatttagatGCAAGTTGATGCTTTGTGGTTTTTGCAGGTTTCCTCAGGAGGCAGTCTTAGGTTAAAagtaacatctctctctctctctctctctctcactttctctctatctttctctctctctctgcctttctaTCTCCAATTCAAAGCTTCACCCTTGtattacttttaatttctgcATCATTCAAAATAGGTCTAGTTTCAAATAGCAGGCCAGCTGTGCGTATGGCAGTTTCACTTCTCTTAATCTTAAAAGCATGTCAGTGAAAGAAAGGACCCCTTCCTCACTTCTTCTTCCACTTATGAAAGAACTGGTACAAGGCTGTAGGATGTGAACTCTCTGCTGGCTTCTGTTCAAGGCTGCAGAAAGAAGACTCATGCTTTTACATGTGGGTCTGACACTGATTAGCCACctgtgggggaggaggggggggggggacaacaTCTGGAAAGGCAGAGTTAAAACAAGATGCTATGAAGAAACACATCAAGTTAAAAATGCCTTACACGTTTCgtttatgtttctgtttcatcGCCTGACAGGAGGAGCTTTTAGCGCAGTCAAAAgaaatttttcagttttgttttaatctttGTGTCTGCAGTTACACGGCTACAGAGGCAAGGAGCCGCTTGGCCTGCAGATCTTCATCGGTACAGCAGACGAGCGCATCCTCAAGCCCCACGCCTTCTATCAAGTCCACCGCATCACTGGCAAGACGGTTACAACCACCAGTTATGAGAAGATTATCCATGGCACCAAAGTTCTTGAGATCCCCCTGGAGCCAAAGAACAACATGAAAGCAATGTGAGAATATTGTAATGTGCATTCACCCTAACCTTTTAGAATAATATAAGATCTTCCAGTCAAATTGAGCAATGATGGCTTTGGTCCGGAGTGAAGTAGGTTGACAACTATTTAGTGAGTTGTGGGatttaaattttgtacagaaatTCATAGTctccagaggataaatcctactgACTGTAGCGATCATCTGACTTATCCACCAGCAGTGGTGTGTCGGAGCAGCtgttgaatggattgccatcCAATAGTacatttggtacaaacattcatgctCCCCTTAGGATGactcctactgactttggtgaccccctgacttttcctctagtgccactaTGAGGTTGAaattttaggtttttatttaaatagctCAAAGACTATTGCATGG
This window of the Thunnus albacares chromosome 5, fThuAlb1.1, whole genome shotgun sequence genome carries:
- the nfatc2a gene encoding nuclear factor of activated T-cells, cytoplasmic 2 isoform X3, with translation MFRETWRLAQYHTMRSMDQDDPNLASHKVLSPESEQAFPLEEASPYGIKSCSPAFGEHNTEVLPGYDNQEARNYLDSTRPAGLALSPRIEITPSREHYNHGRDSLQNHQLNISPRPTLTVPGHENLSYREPQCLSPASSNSSTSWHSESYSPWASPCVSPSSGQNPGDLCPRLQNIHTGSPRTSPGTSPRTSLAEDGCLGPRSPSPRPGSRSTSPQGKRTYDMYRNPGLIPGHRSRSPSPHSGHEDHNIGAHYTHSSLADAMNGFGTSQPGLVPTKIVKTSNQVYTLYPENHGEGNYVVSCEQDLKTKPAAEPFFVIPPIWSKPLVSSLCSIPVASLPPLEWPIPSRTDQYELHIDVQPKPHHRAHYETEGSRGAVKAPTGGHPVVQLHGYRGKEPLGLQIFIGTADERILKPHAFYQVHRITGKTVTTTSYEKIIHGTKVLEIPLEPKNNMKAIIDCAGILKLRNADIELRKGETDVGRKNTRVRLVFRVHIPQPGGQHVSLQVASHPIECSQRSAHELPMVEKQDMDSCSVMGGQQMILTGQNFSSDSKVIFMEKTQDGQQIWEMEATVDKDKSQPSMLFVEVPSYRDTSVCHSVKVNFYVINGKRKRSQPQHFTYTPLASPSIKTEPIDEYEADHMGFAVPQILGISPHSYYHNPRGVLHPDNGLVSGMASCQRLSSSLPGQDARFQQQSPAIVYSRGGKSLSGSPSLYQQTGGMMSDPHRSVLVHTGSPAQPVGPMGAGQHPSIIQFSPTNHHLLRGGDHQPLSAPQPDNQQIIYCDGYSPQSAHSPTPPQAQAVVTHPQQYPTVIQQQPYVQKGQQKGRAPPGTGQMEAPGDGQRRVTVKEENLDQAYLDDGELNEIIRKDLTGVQARGQT
- the nfatc2a gene encoding nuclear factor of activated T-cells, cytoplasmic 2 isoform X1, giving the protein MTSFYDEKDLEEELRRVNCPDEDLEFDYLFEYEPPCSDFAGGHQDDPNLASHKVLSPESEQAFPLEEASPYGIKSCSPAFGEHNTEVLPGYDNQEARNYLDSTRPAGLALSPRIEITPSREHYNHGRDSLQNHQLNISPRPTLTVPGHENLSYREPQCLSPASSNSSTSWHSESYSPWASPCVSPSSGQNPGDLCPRLQNIHTGSPRTSPGTSPRTSLAEDGCLGPRSPSPRPGSRSTSPQGKRTYDMYRNPGLIPGHRSRSPSPHSGHEDHNIGAHYTHSSLADAMNGFGTSQPGLVPTKIVKTSNQVYTLYPENHGEGNYVVSCEQDLKTKPAAEPFFVIPPIWSKPLVSSLCSIPVASLPPLEWPIPSRTDQYELHIDVQPKPHHRAHYETEGSRGAVKAPTGGHPVVQLHGYRGKEPLGLQIFIGTADERILKPHAFYQVHRITGKTVTTTSYEKIIHGTKVLEIPLEPKNNMKAIIDCAGILKLRNADIELRKGETDVGRKNTRVRLVFRVHIPQPGGQHVSLQVASHPIECSQRSAHELPMVEKQDMDSCSVMGGQQMILTGQNFSSDSKVIFMEKTQDGQQIWEMEATVDKDKSQPSMLFVEVPSYRDTSVCHSVKVNFYVINGKRKRSQPQHFTYTPLASPSIKTEPIDEYEADHMGFAVPQILGISPHSYYHNPRGVLHPDNGLVSGMASCQRLSSSLPGQDARFQQQSPAIVYSRGGKSLSGSPSLYQQTGGMMSDPHRSVLVHTGSPAQPVGPMGAGQHPSIIQFSPTNHHLLRGGDHQPLSAPQPDNQQIIYCDGYSPQSAHSPTPPQAQAVVTHPQQYPTVIQQQPYVQKGQQKGRAPPGTGQMEAPGDGQRRVTVKEENLDQAYLDDGELNEIIRKDLTGVQARGQT
- the nfatc2a gene encoding nuclear factor of activated T-cells, cytoplasmic 2 isoform X2, with protein sequence MTSFYDEKDLEEELRRVNCPDEDLEFDYLFEYEPPCSDFAGGHQDDPNLASHKVLSPESEQAFPLEEASPYGIKSCSPAFGEHNTEVLPGYDNQEARNYLDSTRPAGLALSPRIEITPSREHYNHGRDSLQNHQLNISPRPTLTVPGHENLSYREPQCLSPASSNSSTSWHSESYSPWASPCVSPSSGQNPGDLCPRLQNIHTGSPRTSPGTSPRTSLAEDGCLGPRSPSPRPGSRSTSPQGKRTYDMYRNPGLIPGHRSRSPSPHSGHEDHNIGAHYTHSSLADAMNGFGTSQPGLVPTKIVKTSNQVYTLYPENHGEGNYVVSCEQDLKTKPAAEPFFVIPPIWSKPLVSSLCSIPVASLPPLEWPIPSRTDQYELHIDVQPKPHHRAHYETEGSRGAVKAPTGGHPVVQLHGYRGKEPLGLQIFIGTADERILKPHAFYQVHRITGKTVTTTSYEKIIHGTKVLEIPLEPKNNMKAIIDCAGILKLRNADIELRKGETDVGRKNTRVRLVFRVHIPQPGGQHVSLQVASHPIECSQRSAHELPMVEKQDMDSCSVMGGQQMILTGQNFSSDSKVIFMEKTQDGQQIWEMEATVDKDKSQPSMLFVEVPSYRDTSVCHSVKVNFYVINGKRKRSQPQHFTYTPLASPSIKTEPIDEYEADHMGFAVPQILGISPHSYYHNPRGVLHPDNGLVSGMASCQRLSSSLPGQDARFQQQSPAIVYSRGGKSLSGSPSLYQQTGGMMSDPHRSVLVHTGSPAQPVGPMGAGQHPSIIQFSPTNHHLLRGGDHQPLSAPQPDNQQIIYCDGYSPQSAHSPTPPQAQAVVTHPQQYPTVIQQQPYVQKGQQKGRAPPGTGQMEAPGDGQRRVTVKEENLDQAYLDDVNEIIRKDLTGVQARGQT